A single window of Candidatus Eisenbacteria bacterium DNA harbors:
- a CDS encoding glycosyltransferase family 2 protein, with product MGGNIDKPTISFFFPACNEEETVEELARRADLVLRDLASEHEVIIVDDGSTDRTGEIADALARENRRIRVVRHPKNQGYGIALRSGFAAARYDLIFYTDGDLQFDVAELSKLLPLIREADIVSAYKIRRMDGWERRVVSWVYNMSLKLFFGLPIRDVNCGFKLYRREVFDRITLRSTRGLIDAEVLLKARRAGFRIVQVGVTHFRRRSGGSRYRVREIVRTMTQMVGLWRELRRS from the coding sequence GTGGGCGGAAACATCGACAAGCCGACGATCTCGTTCTTCTTCCCCGCCTGCAACGAGGAAGAGACGGTGGAGGAGCTCGCCCGCCGGGCGGACCTCGTTCTCCGGGATCTCGCCTCGGAGCACGAGGTGATCATCGTCGACGACGGCTCGACCGACCGGACCGGCGAGATCGCGGACGCGCTCGCGCGCGAGAACCGCCGCATCCGGGTCGTCCGCCACCCGAAGAATCAGGGGTATGGGATCGCGCTCCGGAGCGGTTTCGCCGCGGCGCGCTACGATCTCATCTTCTACACGGACGGCGACCTGCAGTTCGACGTCGCCGAGCTCTCCAAGCTTCTCCCTCTCATCCGCGAGGCGGACATCGTCTCGGCCTACAAGATCCGCCGGATGGACGGATGGGAGCGCCGGGTCGTCTCCTGGGTATACAATATGTCCCTCAAGCTCTTCTTCGGTCTTCCGATTCGCGACGTGAACTGCGGGTTCAAGCTGTACCGGAGAGAGGTGTTCGATCGAATCACCCTACGGTCGACGCGCGGCCTCATCGACGCCGAAGTCCTCCTCAAGGCGCGCCGCGCCGGCTTCCGCATCGTGCAGGTCGGGGTGACGCACTTCCGCCGCCGGTCGGGCGGAAGCCGCTACCGGGTCCGCGAGATTGTGCGGACGATGACGCAGATGGTCGGCCTTTGGAGAGAGCTCCGCCGCTCATGA
- a CDS encoding sulfatase: protein MVSSLRSPLLFVFALVLLFPSCAGKETAPANLLLITVDTLRADRLGCYGGTDARTPAIDRLARGGTLFTNAFCSIPITLPSHASIFTGLYPRTHKVLSHGYTLAPEHTTLAEVLREHGYQTGAFISSHVLDDKYGLAQGFDIYWKRYNYGRERAERLMEEAGEDLLTLAVLDWLRLEAKEPFFIWLHWFHPHKPYEPPGAMRALHDPSPDSPLQPDVPTLQKVWEGAIDLPDEEVERFRSLYAGEVAFTDQQVGIVLSRLKDLGLLENTLVVLTADHGEVLYEHDRYFGHDIMLYEPSLQVPLILSGPGIAREERILDATVRNIDLFPTILDLLGIPSDPSAIEGRSFAAALQEQPMEDAPVFAEVFPPKEVWKTEPRHTVRFGDWKLITKDGTDVSELFDLSDDPAEKQNRSEDAIEKRAEMERLLREWIAAREGTAPEGYPELTEQERENLKSLGYITE, encoded by the coding sequence ATGGTTTCTTCCCTTCGATCGCCGCTTCTCTTCGTCTTTGCGCTCGTCCTTCTCTTCCCGTCGTGCGCCGGGAAGGAGACGGCGCCGGCGAACCTACTTCTCATCACGGTGGACACGCTTCGCGCGGACCGGCTCGGCTGCTACGGAGGAACGGACGCGCGCACGCCGGCGATCGATCGCCTCGCCCGAGGCGGAACGCTCTTCACGAACGCGTTCTGCTCGATTCCGATCACGCTCCCCTCCCACGCCTCGATCTTCACCGGACTCTATCCGCGAACTCACAAGGTTCTCTCGCACGGCTATACCCTCGCGCCCGAGCACACAACGCTCGCCGAAGTGCTCCGCGAGCATGGCTACCAAACAGGCGCCTTCATCTCGAGCCATGTGCTCGACGACAAATACGGGCTCGCGCAGGGCTTCGACATCTATTGGAAGCGCTACAACTACGGACGCGAGAGGGCCGAACGGTTGATGGAAGAAGCGGGCGAGGACCTCCTCACGCTTGCGGTCCTCGACTGGCTCCGGCTCGAGGCCAAAGAGCCGTTCTTCATCTGGCTTCACTGGTTCCATCCGCACAAGCCCTACGAGCCGCCGGGCGCGATGCGGGCGCTCCACGACCCGAGCCCCGATTCGCCGCTCCAGCCGGACGTGCCGACGCTCCAGAAGGTCTGGGAGGGCGCGATCGACCTCCCCGACGAAGAGGTAGAGCGCTTTCGAAGCCTGTATGCCGGCGAGGTCGCGTTCACCGATCAACAAGTGGGGATCGTTCTTTCACGACTAAAGGATCTTGGTCTCCTCGAGAACACGCTCGTCGTTCTCACCGCCGACCACGGAGAGGTGCTCTACGAACATGACCGTTACTTCGGGCACGACATCATGCTCTACGAGCCCTCGCTTCAAGTCCCGCTCATCCTCTCGGGACCGGGGATCGCACGGGAAGAACGAATCCTCGACGCGACCGTGCGGAACATCGATCTCTTCCCCACGATCCTCGACCTCCTCGGCATTCCGTCCGATCCTTCGGCGATCGAGGGGCGCTCCTTCGCCGCCGCGCTCCAGGAGCAACCGATGGAAGACGCTCCGGTCTTCGCGGAGGTCTTCCCGCCCAAAGAGGTGTGGAAGACCGAACCGCGCCACACGGTCCGTTTCGGCGATTGGAAGCTGATCACGAAAGACGGCACGGACGTCTCCGAGCTCTTCGATCTTTCGGACGATCCGGCCGAGAAGCAGAACCGCTCGGAGGACGCGATTGAGAAGCGGGCGGAGATGGAGCGCCTCCTCCGCGAGTGGATCGCCGCGCGCGAAGGGACGGCGCCGGAGGGCTACCCCGAGCTCACCGAGCAGGAGAGAGAGAACCTGAAGAGCTTGGGGTACATCACGGAGTGA
- a CDS encoding DUF2723 domain-containing protein, whose protein sequence is MTERTTTRTELVLSTLLLVIPLLFLFATARPDVEGSDSAELVAASFSLGIAHATGYPLYTWVGRIAIVLSPLDPAHTMNLLSALLGAAALLLFALAAREITGNLLSAAAPIAGLAFARPFWFISTVAEVYALHLFFLAATLLFLFRWRRTGAPSDLLFAVYAVALGFAHHGSTALFLPGYVLFVLLHLRSVRRAARFAPGLLLVPIALGVYLHHPIRHRADPPIDAFREIETRTRMGILDADRTGKTFEDRFLYKVLGEGPARKLDPTWETARGRAGTFPATVRASLGTLVACAGIAGLLAGIAGGPRAPAILLAWGFVANTLFFSNFRTEDLEDFLVPSLLLLALAASLAMEALRRTASSLLKRRAAGTILLLVLALGNGVEIVSAARAEGGYRHSAPTLARERDLLLADLPNGAQILIPWGRATVLRYVQIVEGIRPDIEIHAMARRQYEHAVPSLLERGPVFAEDAGEGMRERFDVAPFGPLFRIERRADEAGVSH, encoded by the coding sequence ATGACCGAGCGAACCACGACCCGAACGGAGCTCGTTCTCTCGACCCTCCTTCTCGTTATCCCTCTTCTCTTCCTCTTCGCGACGGCGCGTCCGGACGTCGAGGGGAGCGATTCGGCGGAGCTCGTCGCGGCTTCCTTTTCGCTCGGGATCGCGCACGCGACCGGCTATCCGCTCTACACGTGGGTCGGCCGGATCGCGATCGTCCTCTCCCCTCTCGACCCGGCGCACACGATGAACCTGCTCTCCGCCCTTCTCGGCGCCGCCGCTCTCCTCCTCTTCGCGCTCGCGGCGAGGGAGATCACCGGCAACCTTCTCTCGGCCGCCGCGCCGATCGCCGGGCTCGCTTTCGCCCGCCCGTTCTGGTTCATCTCCACCGTCGCGGAAGTGTACGCGCTTCATCTCTTCTTCCTCGCCGCGACCCTTCTCTTTCTCTTCCGATGGAGACGAACCGGCGCGCCTTCGGATCTCCTTTTCGCGGTCTACGCGGTCGCTCTCGGCTTCGCGCACCACGGTTCGACCGCGCTCTTCCTTCCGGGGTACGTTCTCTTCGTTCTCCTCCATCTCCGCTCGGTCCGCCGGGCGGCGCGCTTCGCGCCCGGGCTTCTCCTCGTTCCGATCGCGCTCGGTGTCTACCTCCACCACCCGATCCGCCACCGGGCCGACCCTCCGATCGACGCCTTCCGCGAGATCGAGACCCGAACCCGCATGGGAATCCTGGATGCCGATCGCACGGGGAAGACCTTCGAAGATCGATTCTTGTATAAAGTGTTAGGGGAAGGTCCGGCGCGGAAGCTCGACCCGACCTGGGAAACGGCGCGCGGGCGCGCGGGGACGTTTCCGGCGACGGTTCGTGCTTCGCTCGGGACGCTCGTCGCGTGCGCGGGAATCGCCGGGCTCCTCGCGGGGATCGCCGGCGGACCCCGGGCGCCCGCGATCCTCCTCGCGTGGGGCTTCGTCGCAAACACGCTCTTCTTCTCCAACTTCCGGACGGAGGATCTCGAGGACTTCCTCGTCCCTTCGCTTCTCCTTCTCGCCCTCGCCGCCTCTCTTGCGATGGAGGCGTTGCGGAGGACGGCATCCTCTCTTCTCAAGCGCCGCGCCGCGGGAACGATCCTCCTTCTCGTCCTCGCCCTCGGGAACGGCGTGGAGATCGTCTCCGCCGCCCGCGCAGAGGGCGGGTATCGGCACAGCGCGCCGACCCTCGCGCGCGAGAGGGATCTTCTCCTCGCCGACCTCCCGAACGGGGCTCAGATCCTCATCCCGTGGGGGCGCGCGACCGTCCTTCGTTACGTGCAGATTGTGGAGGGGATCCGGCCGGACATCGAGATCCACGCCATGGCGAGAAGACAATACGAACACGCGGTCCCCTCTCTTCTGGAGCGGGGGCCGGTCTTCGCGGAAGATGCCGGAGAAGGAATGCGAGAGAGGTTCGATGTCGCACCCTTCGGACCGCTCTTCCGGATCGAGAGGCGCGCCGATGAAGCCGGGGTTTCCCATTGA